Within the Sporosarcina luteola genome, the region GACGTTGCCATCCGGGACGGTGTATGCAGTCTTCACCGGTTCCGGAGCGGCGGCGATCGTTCTAATCGATTTCCTGTTTTTCAATGCGGAGTTTTCCATCGCTAAAGTGATCTTCATCGCGATTATCATCGTGGGAGTTATCGGGATAAAAATGACGACGGCTGCATCCGGTGAAGCAACGGAAGGGGGCGATTGAGATATGGCGTGGATAT harbors:
- a CDS encoding DMT family transporter, which produces MAWLYVLLAAIVEIFWVIGLRYSDSVLEWAGTIVAIVISFYAIIKACETLPSGTVYAVFTGSGAAAIVLIDFLFFNAEFSIAKVIFIAIIIVGVIGIKMTTAASGEATEGGD